The sequence below is a genomic window from Oscillospiraceae bacterium.
CGGTATTTACCGCCGAGGGCAGCCAGGACTGGTACAACGGGGCGGACGGCAAGCCCCTGCACTGGCCGGTGGACCGCTACTTCATGGAGGGGGAGCGCACCGCCCACTTCCTGGGCTGCGACGTGGTGAAGTACCACCGCACGCTGACGAGTTATGTAAACACGGTGCTCCGGGCGGGCTTCCACCTGGAGGCCCTGGTGGAGCCCCGGCCCGACCCCGCGCTCATGGACGTGCCCGGCATGGCGGACGAGCTGCGCCGGCCCATGATGCTGCTGGTGTCGGCACGGAAGTAGGCAAAAAGGCCGCCCGCCGCGCCCATTTGGGCGCGGCGGGCGGCCGTTTCATCAGGATTTCGCCTTGGGCTTAAAGATGAGGGCTGCCAGGTAGCCGAAGAAGATGGCGGCCGCAATGCCCCCCGCGGCGGCGGTAATGCCGCCGGTGAAGGCGCCCAGGAAGCCCATCTCGTCCACCGCCTTGGCGGCCCCCTTGGCCAGCAGGTAGCCGAAGCCGGTCAGGGGCACGGTGGCCCCCGCGCCGCCCCACTCCACCAGGTATTTGTAGATGCCCAGCCCGCCCAGGACGACCCCGGAGACCACGTAGGTCACCAGGATCTTGGCGGGGGTGAGGGGGGTCTTGTCGATTAAAATCTGCCCGATGAGGCAGAGCACCCCGCCGCAGAGGAAGG
It includes:
- the spoVAC1 gene encoding stage V sporulation protein AE, whose translation is MDIFWEYARAFLCGGVLCLIGQILIDKTPLTPAKILVTYVVSGVVLGGLGIYKYLVEWGGAGATVPLTGFGYLLAKGAAKAVDEMGFLGAFTGGITAAAGGIAAAIFFGYLAALIFKPKAKS